From the Pseudomonas baltica genome, one window contains:
- the lepB gene encoding signal peptidase I produces the protein MSLNFPLLLVIAVAVCGVLGLLDLIFLAPRRRSAIANYQASVGEPDIAVVEQLDKEPLLIEYGKSFFPVLFIVLVLRSFLVEPFQIPSGSMIPTLQVGDFILVNKFSYGIRLPVIDEKVIPVGDPQRGDVMVFRYPSDPDVNYIKRVVGVPGDKIRYTKEKQLYINDQLVSEQLVGDEPGSMGTAQLYREQLGEAEHLIRQQMTRYNMPPESQWTVPEGHYFMMGDNRDNSNDSRYWDDPNIPKDELGMVPDKNIVGKAFAVWMSWPEPKLSHWPSLSRVGLIK, from the coding sequence ATGTCTCTAAATTTCCCGCTGTTGTTGGTCATTGCTGTAGCAGTTTGCGGTGTGCTGGGGTTGCTCGATCTGATCTTCCTGGCGCCGCGTCGGCGTTCGGCGATTGCCAATTATCAGGCCAGCGTCGGCGAGCCTGATATCGCGGTGGTCGAGCAACTCGACAAAGAACCCTTGCTGATCGAATACGGCAAGTCGTTCTTTCCTGTGTTGTTCATCGTCCTGGTGCTGCGCTCGTTTCTGGTCGAGCCCTTCCAGATTCCGTCGGGGTCGATGATCCCGACCCTGCAAGTGGGCGATTTCATCCTCGTCAACAAATTCTCCTACGGCATTCGCCTGCCGGTGATCGACGAGAAGGTCATCCCGGTCGGCGATCCGCAGCGTGGCGACGTCATGGTGTTCCGCTACCCGAGCGACCCTGATGTGAACTACATCAAGCGCGTCGTAGGTGTGCCAGGCGACAAGATCCGCTATACCAAAGAGAAGCAGCTGTACATCAACGATCAGTTGGTGTCCGAGCAGTTGGTGGGCGATGAGCCGGGTTCGATGGGCACAGCGCAGTTGTACCGCGAGCAGTTGGGCGAGGCTGAACATTTGATCCGTCAGCAAATGACCCGCTACAACATGCCACCGGAAAGCCAGTGGACGGTGCCGGAAGGGCACTACTTCATGATGGGCGACAACCGTGACAACTCCAACGACAGCCGTTACTGGGATGACCCCAACATTCCCAAGGACGAACTGGGCATGGTCCCCGACAAGAATATCGTCGGCAAGGCATTTGCCGTGTGGATGAGCTGGCCAGAGCCTAAACTCAGCCATTGGCCGAGCCTCTCCCGAGTCGGCCTGATCAAGTGA
- a CDS encoding DegQ family serine endoprotease, protein MSIPRFKSYLSICAAVLMLGQIAAVQAEALPDFTTLVEQASPAVVNISTTQKLDSKTASADMPDLDSLPPMFRDFFERNMPKGQKSPRGDRQREAQSLGSGFIISPDGYVLTNNHVIADADSIIVRLSDRSELKAKLVGTDPRSDVALLKIDGKNLPTVKLGDSDKLKVGEWVLAIGSPFGFDHSVTKGIVSAKGRTLPNDAYVPFIQTDVAINPGNSGGPLFNMAGEVVGINSQIFTRSGGFMGLSFAIPIDVALDVSNQLKKDGKVNRGWLGVVIQEVNKDLAESFGLDKPAGALVAQIMPDGPAAKAGLQVGDVILSMNGQPIDMSADLPHLVGGLKAGAKASLDVVREGKHRTVDVTVGAMPTDDPDMNGNAQGSADTDSNRLGLTVGDLTADQKKELQLPNGILVKDVQDGPAAMIGLQPGDVITHLNNQPLTSAKQFSDIAKALPKNRSVSMRVLRDGRASFITFKLAE, encoded by the coding sequence ATGTCGATACCACGTTTCAAATCCTACCTTTCCATCTGCGCTGCGGTGCTGATGCTTGGCCAGATTGCAGCCGTGCAGGCCGAGGCGTTGCCGGACTTCACCACCTTGGTCGAGCAGGCCTCGCCGGCAGTGGTGAACATCAGTACCACGCAAAAACTCGACAGCAAGACTGCCAGTGCCGATATGCCGGACCTCGACAGCCTGCCGCCGATGTTCCGCGATTTCTTCGAGCGCAACATGCCCAAGGGTCAGAAGTCGCCGCGCGGCGATCGCCAGCGTGAAGCTCAGTCACTGGGCTCGGGCTTCATCATTTCTCCCGACGGTTACGTGCTGACCAACAATCACGTGATCGCCGATGCCGATTCGATCATCGTGCGCTTGTCCGATCGCAGCGAGCTGAAGGCCAAGCTGGTGGGTACCGATCCGCGCAGTGACGTGGCATTGCTGAAAATCGACGGCAAGAATCTGCCGACAGTCAAACTCGGGGATTCCGACAAGCTCAAGGTAGGTGAATGGGTGCTGGCGATCGGCTCGCCGTTCGGCTTCGACCATTCGGTCACCAAAGGTATCGTCAGCGCCAAGGGCCGGACCCTGCCGAACGACGCCTATGTGCCGTTCATCCAGACCGACGTGGCGATCAACCCTGGCAACTCCGGCGGCCCGCTGTTCAACATGGCCGGTGAAGTGGTTGGCATCAACTCGCAGATCTTCACCCGTTCCGGCGGCTTCATGGGCCTGTCGTTCGCGATCCCGATCGATGTGGCGCTGGACGTTTCCAATCAGCTGAAAAAAGACGGCAAGGTCAATCGCGGCTGGCTGGGCGTGGTGATCCAGGAGGTCAACAAGGACCTCGCCGAATCCTTCGGTCTGGACAAACCTGCCGGTGCGCTGGTGGCGCAGATCATGCCCGATGGCCCGGCGGCCAAGGCCGGCCTGCAAGTGGGTGACGTGATCCTGAGCATGAATGGCCAGCCAATCGACATGTCGGCTGACCTGCCGCATCTCGTGGGTGGTCTCAAGGCGGGCGCCAAGGCCAGCCTTGACGTGGTTCGCGAGGGCAAGCACCGCACCGTCGACGTGACAGTGGGCGCCATGCCGACCGACGATCCGGACATGAATGGCAATGCTCAGGGCTCGGCAGATACCGACAGCAATCGCCTGGGGCTGACCGTCGGCGACCTGACCGCCGATCAGAAAAAAGAACTGCAATTGCCGAACGGCATCTTGGTCAAGGATGTGCAGGACGGCCCGGCAGCCATGATCGGCCTGCAGCCAGGCGACGTCATCACTCACCTGAACAATCAGCCGCTGACCTCGGCCAAGCAGTTCAGCGACATCGCCAAGGCGTTGCCGAAGAATCGTTCAGTGTCGATGCGCGTGTTGCGCGACGGCCGTGCGAGCTTCATCACCTTCAAGCTGGCCGAATGA
- a CDS encoding DUF4845 domain-containing protein, whose translation MTAVRSQQGLSFAGWLLTLAIVAFVVSVALKVVPHYTDYWSVKKSIETAMADKSILSKEELFARVQKDMSINSIRDVDLDKALTVRESAEGFKGHLQYEQRDPLIGNLDIVVKFNHEFNVGKP comes from the coding sequence ATGACAGCAGTTCGTTCGCAGCAAGGTCTATCGTTCGCCGGCTGGTTGCTGACCCTGGCGATTGTTGCGTTTGTGGTCAGCGTCGCGCTCAAGGTCGTGCCGCACTACACCGATTACTGGTCGGTGAAAAAGAGTATCGAAACGGCCATGGCCGACAAGTCGATACTCAGCAAAGAAGAATTATTTGCTCGTGTGCAGAAGGACATGAGCATCAACAGTATCCGGGATGTGGATTTGGACAAGGCATTAACCGTGCGTGAGTCGGCAGAGGGCTTCAAGGGCCACCTGCAGTATGAACAGCGTGATCCACTGATCGGTAATCTCGATATCGTGGTGAAGTTCAACCACGAATTCAACGTGGGTAAACCGTGA
- a CDS encoding MucB/RseB C-terminal domain-containing protein, whose product MRGSTLVTLLLGGCLSVPAFAASDASQWLNRLAQAEQQQSYQGTFVYERSGSFSTHDIWHRAQGSKVSERLLQLDGSAQEVTRVNGQTQCVSGALVPGVSVAPATSPRPLDPLKLMSWYDLSVAGESRVAGRKATIVTMTPKDQYRYGFELHLDSETGLLLKSLLLNDKGQLLERFQFTRFDPTSPSDTDLSASKNCNPVAQVAAVKDPSGPINWHSDWLPPGFELANSAVRKDPDSKSTVSSLMYDDGLARFSVFLEPLNGAKATDARTQLGPTAAVSRRLSTPKGDVMVTVVGEIPIGTAERIALSMRPLDPQAKQ is encoded by the coding sequence ATGCGCGGTTCAACCCTAGTCACGTTATTGCTCGGTGGGTGTCTAAGCGTCCCGGCCTTTGCGGCCAGCGACGCTTCACAATGGCTTAATCGCCTGGCGCAGGCCGAGCAGCAGCAGAGTTATCAGGGTACTTTCGTTTACGAACGCAGTGGCAGTTTTTCCACTCATGACATCTGGCATCGTGCCCAAGGCAGCAAGGTCAGCGAGCGTCTGCTGCAGCTCGATGGCTCTGCCCAGGAAGTCACGCGTGTGAACGGCCAGACGCAGTGCGTCAGCGGTGCCCTGGTGCCGGGCGTGAGTGTCGCCCCGGCTACATCTCCCAGACCTCTCGATCCCTTGAAGCTCATGTCCTGGTACGACCTCTCGGTCGCCGGGGAATCGCGCGTGGCGGGTCGTAAAGCCACCATCGTGACCATGACGCCCAAGGATCAATACCGCTATGGTTTCGAACTGCATCTGGACAGCGAGACCGGCTTGCTCCTCAAGTCGTTGTTGCTCAACGACAAGGGGCAGTTGCTCGAGCGCTTCCAGTTCACTCGATTCGATCCGACGAGCCCGAGCGATACTGACCTGAGCGCCAGCAAGAACTGCAATCCGGTGGCGCAGGTGGCGGCGGTCAAGGACCCGTCTGGGCCGATCAATTGGCATTCCGACTGGCTTCCCCCCGGTTTCGAGCTGGCCAATAGCGCGGTGCGCAAGGATCCTGACAGCAAGTCGACCGTCAGCAGCTTGATGTATGACGATGGCCTGGCGCGTTTCTCGGTCTTCCTGGAGCCGCTCAATGGTGCCAAGGCTACGGACGCGCGCACCCAATTGGGCCCGACTGCCGCTGTGTCGCGGCGCTTGAGTACGCCCAAGGGTGACGTCATGGTCACGGTGGTGGGTGAAATCCCGATTGGCACTGCCGAGCGCATCGCCCTGTCGATGCGTCCTCTCGACCCCCAGGCCAAGCAGTGA
- a CDS encoding folate-binding protein, giving the protein MADSAFFCVLSHEGVVAVRGSDASKFLQGQLTCNLNYLDQDHASLGARCTQKGRMQSSFRILLQGDGCLLAMISELIEPQLADLKKYAVFSKSKLTDESAAWVRFGLQQLPAGDTGAADAGDPSQALLGELELNLAEDTHSVARAGELIAVRASADRVELWVPADQAPAVQTKLAAHLPQAPLNEWLLGQVRAGIGQVMAQTRELFIPQMLNLQAVGGVSFKKGCYTGQEIVARMQYLGKLKRRLYRVALAADTLPEPGTPLFEPSRNSAIGEVVLAAQAANGIELLAVLQADAVEGGEIHVGDASGPLLSLLTLPYELDRDREIQR; this is encoded by the coding sequence ATGGCCGATTCCGCTTTTTTCTGCGTGCTGTCCCACGAGGGCGTTGTTGCCGTGCGTGGCTCAGATGCCAGCAAGTTTCTGCAAGGTCAACTGACCTGCAACCTCAATTACCTGGATCAGGACCACGCCAGCCTTGGCGCGCGCTGTACGCAAAAAGGCCGCATGCAGTCCAGCTTCCGTATCTTGCTGCAAGGTGACGGCTGCCTGCTGGCGATGATCAGCGAGCTGATCGAACCGCAACTGGCGGATCTGAAAAAATACGCGGTGTTCTCCAAATCCAAGCTTACCGACGAAAGCGCCGCCTGGGTCCGCTTCGGCCTGCAGCAGTTGCCCGCAGGCGACACCGGTGCTGCTGATGCCGGCGATCCCAGCCAGGCGCTGCTCGGCGAACTCGAGCTGAATCTGGCCGAGGACACCCACAGCGTCGCCCGCGCCGGCGAGCTTATCGCGGTGCGCGCATCCGCCGACCGCGTCGAACTGTGGGTGCCCGCCGACCAGGCGCCGGCCGTGCAGACAAAACTTGCCGCGCACCTGCCGCAAGCCCCGCTCAATGAATGGCTGCTGGGCCAGGTACGCGCCGGCATCGGCCAGGTCATGGCCCAGACCCGCGAGCTGTTCATCCCGCAAATGCTCAACCTGCAAGCCGTGGGCGGGGTCAGCTTCAAGAAAGGTTGCTATACCGGACAGGAAATCGTCGCGCGCATGCAGTACCTGGGCAAGCTCAAGCGTCGCTTGTACCGGGTAGCCCTCGCCGCCGACACCCTGCCCGAGCCCGGCACGCCGTTGTTCGAGCCCAGCCGCAACAGCGCCATCGGCGAGGTAGTGCTGGCGGCCCAGGCCGCCAACGGTATCGAATTGCTGGCCGTGCTGCAGGCCGATGCCGTCGAAGGTGGCGAGATTCACGTCGGTGACGCCAGCGGCCCCTTGCTGAGCTTGCTGACGCTGCCCTACGAGCTGGACCGCGATCGCGAAATCCAGCGCTGA
- the nadB gene encoding L-aspartate oxidase has product MTQQFQHDVLVIGSGAAGLSLALNLPSDVRVAVLSKGDLHNGSTFWAQGGVAAVLDDTDTVQSHVEDTLNAGGGLCHEDAVRFTVEHSREAIEWLIAQGVPFTRDDSSEPDDGHFEYHLTREGGHSHRRIIHAADATGAAIFTALLEQARQRPNIELLEQRVAVDLITERRLGLSGDRCLGAYVLDRRSGEVDTFGARFTIVATGGAAKVYLYTSNPDGACGDGIAMAWRAGCRVANLEFNQFHPTCLYHPQAKSFLVTEALRGEGAILKLPNGDRFMQRFDPRGELAPRDIVARAIDHEMKRLGVDCVYLDISHKPADFVKAHFPTVYERCLTFGIDITRQPIPVVPAAHYTCGGVMVDRQGRTDVPGLYAIGETSFTGLHGANRMASNSLLECFVYGRSAAADIVEQLSSTPMPEQLPGWDASQVTDSDEDVIIAHNWDELRRFMWDYVGIVRTTKRLQRAQHRVRLLLDEIDEFYSNYKVSRDLIELRNLAQVAELMIRSAMARKESRGLHYTLDYPLMLDEAVDTVLDPNTAV; this is encoded by the coding sequence ATGACTCAGCAGTTCCAACATGATGTTCTGGTAATCGGCAGCGGCGCGGCAGGTTTGAGCCTGGCGCTGAACCTGCCGAGCGATGTGCGTGTGGCGGTCCTGAGCAAGGGTGACCTGCATAATGGTTCGACGTTCTGGGCCCAAGGGGGCGTCGCGGCGGTGCTTGACGACACCGACACCGTGCAGTCCCACGTCGAGGACACCCTCAATGCCGGCGGCGGCCTGTGCCACGAAGACGCGGTGCGCTTTACCGTCGAACACAGTCGCGAAGCCATCGAATGGCTGATCGCGCAAGGCGTGCCATTTACCCGCGACGACAGCAGCGAACCCGACGACGGCCATTTCGAATATCACCTGACCCGCGAAGGCGGTCACAGCCACCGCCGCATTATCCATGCCGCCGACGCCACGGGCGCGGCGATCTTCACCGCTTTGCTCGAACAAGCACGGCAACGACCGAACATCGAATTGCTGGAGCAGCGCGTCGCCGTTGATCTGATCACCGAACGACGCCTGGGCCTGAGCGGTGATCGCTGCCTGGGCGCCTACGTGCTTGATCGTCGCAGCGGCGAGGTCGATACCTTCGGCGCGCGCTTCACCATTGTCGCCACCGGCGGCGCGGCCAAGGTCTACCTCTATACCAGCAACCCTGACGGCGCATGCGGCGATGGTATCGCCATGGCCTGGCGTGCCGGCTGCCGAGTCGCCAACCTGGAGTTCAACCAGTTCCACCCGACCTGCCTGTATCACCCGCAGGCCAAGAGCTTTTTGGTCACTGAGGCGCTGCGCGGCGAAGGCGCCATCCTCAAGCTGCCGAACGGCGATCGTTTCATGCAGCGCTTCGACCCGCGTGGCGAGCTGGCCCCGCGCGACATCGTGGCCCGCGCCATCGACCACGAGATGAAGCGCCTGGGCGTGGATTGCGTGTACCTGGACATCAGCCACAAACCGGCCGATTTCGTCAAAGCGCACTTCCCCACGGTATACGAGCGCTGCCTGACGTTCGGCATCGACATCACCCGTCAGCCCATTCCAGTGGTCCCCGCCGCGCATTACACCTGCGGTGGCGTGATGGTCGATCGCCAAGGCCGCACCGATGTGCCAGGCCTATATGCCATCGGCGAAACCAGCTTCACCGGCCTGCACGGGGCCAACCGCATGGCCAGCAACTCGCTGCTGGAATGCTTCGTGTACGGCCGTTCGGCCGCCGCCGATATCGTCGAGCAGCTGTCCAGTACACCGATGCCCGAACAGTTGCCGGGCTGGGACGCCAGCCAGGTCACCGATTCGGATGAGGACGTGATCATCGCCCACAACTGGGACGAGCTGCGGCGCTTCATGTGGGACTACGTCGGGATCGTACGTACCACCAAGCGGCTGCAACGCGCACAGCATCGGGTACGCTTGCTGCTGGACGAAATCGACGAGTTCTACAGCAACTATAAAGTCAGCCGCGACCTGATCGAGCTGCGTAACCTGGCGCAAGTGGCTGAACTGATGATTCGCTCAGCCATGGCGCGCAAGGAGTCACGCGGGCTGCATTACACGCTGGATTATCCGCTGATGCTGGATGAGGCAGTGGATACGGTGCTGGACCCGAATACAGCGGTGTAG
- the lepA gene encoding translation elongation factor 4: MSDLSHIRNFSIIAHIDHGKSTLADRFIQMCGGLADREMEAQVLDSMDLERERGITIKAHSVTLYYTAQDGKTYQLNFIDTPGHVDFTYEVSRSLAACEGALLVVDAGQGVEAQSVANCYTAIEQGLEVMPVLNKMDLPQADPDRVKDEIEKIIGIDATDAVACSAKSGMGVLEVLERLVQTIPAPTGDIEAPLQALIIDSWFDNYLGVVSLVRVRQGRVKKGDKILVKSTGKVHLVDSVGVFTPKHTATADLKAGEVGFIIGSIKDIHGAPVGDTLTLSSTPDVDVLPGFKRIQPQVYAGLFPVSSDDFEDFRDALQKLTLNDSSLQYSPESSDALGFGFRCGFLGMLHMEIIQERLEREYDLDLITTAPSVIFEVVLKTGETIYVDNPSKLPDISSVEDFREPIVSATILVPQEHLGNVITLCIEKRGVQRDMQFLGSQVQVRYDLPMNEVVLDFFDRLKSTSRGYASLDYHFDRYQSANLVKLDVLINGDKVDALALIVHRDNAHYKGRALTEKMKELIPRQMFDVAIQAAIGGQIVARQTVKALRKNVLAKCYGGDVSRKRKLLEKQKAGKKRMKQVGNVEIPQEAFLAVLRLE, translated from the coding sequence GTGAGTGATTTGAGTCATATCCGCAATTTCTCCATCATCGCCCACATTGACCATGGCAAGTCGACACTCGCCGATCGGTTCATTCAGATGTGCGGTGGTCTTGCCGATCGCGAAATGGAAGCCCAGGTACTGGATTCCATGGACCTGGAGCGTGAGCGCGGTATCACCATCAAGGCCCACAGTGTCACGCTGTATTACACGGCCCAGGATGGCAAGACCTACCAGCTGAACTTCATCGATACTCCCGGCCACGTCGACTTCACCTACGAAGTCAGCCGCTCGCTGGCGGCCTGTGAAGGCGCGTTGCTGGTGGTCGATGCCGGCCAGGGTGTCGAGGCGCAGTCGGTCGCCAACTGCTACACCGCTATCGAGCAGGGCCTGGAAGTCATGCCGGTGCTCAACAAGATGGACCTGCCCCAGGCCGATCCGGATCGCGTCAAGGACGAGATCGAAAAAATCATCGGCATCGACGCCACCGATGCCGTGGCCTGCAGCGCCAAGAGCGGCATGGGCGTGCTCGAAGTGCTGGAGCGTCTGGTGCAGACCATCCCTGCGCCGACCGGTGATATAGAAGCGCCACTGCAAGCGTTGATCATCGATTCCTGGTTCGACAACTATCTGGGCGTGGTCTCGCTGGTGCGTGTGCGCCAGGGCCGCGTCAAGAAGGGCGACAAGATTCTGGTCAAGTCCACCGGCAAGGTGCACCTGGTCGACAGCGTCGGCGTATTCACCCCCAAGCACACCGCCACCGCTGACCTCAAGGCCGGCGAAGTGGGCTTCATCATCGGCAGCATCAAGGACATCCACGGTGCTCCGGTCGGCGACACGCTGACCCTGAGCAGCACCCCGGACGTCGACGTGCTCCCGGGCTTCAAGCGCATTCAGCCGCAGGTCTACGCGGGCCTGTTCCCGGTCAGTTCGGATGACTTCGAAGACTTCCGCGATGCCCTGCAAAAGCTCACGCTCAACGACTCGTCGCTGCAGTACTCGCCAGAAAGCTCCGATGCCCTGGGCTTCGGTTTCCGTTGCGGCTTCCTTGGCATGCTGCACATGGAAATCATCCAGGAGCGCCTCGAGCGCGAGTACGACCTGGACCTGATCACCACCGCGCCAAGCGTGATTTTTGAAGTCGTGCTCAAGACCGGTGAAACCATTTACGTGGATAACCCGTCGAAGCTGCCGGATATTTCATCTGTCGAAGACTTCCGCGAGCCTATCGTCTCTGCGACTATCCTTGTGCCTCAAGAGCACCTGGGCAACGTCATTACCCTGTGCATTGAAAAGCGCGGCGTTCAGCGAGACATGCAATTCCTCGGCAGCCAGGTGCAAGTGCGCTATGACCTGCCGATGAACGAAGTGGTGCTGGACTTCTTTGATCGATTGAAATCCACCAGTCGCGGTTATGCTTCGCTCGACTATCACTTCGATCGCTACCAGTCGGCCAATCTGGTCAAGCTGGATGTACTGATCAATGGTGACAAGGTAGATGCGTTGGCGTTGATCGTGCACAGGGACAACGCGCACTACAAAGGCCGCGCGTTGACCGAGAAGATGAAAGAACTGATTCCGCGGCAGATGTTCGACGTGGCAATTCAGGCCGCCATCGGTGGTCAGATTGTTGCCCGACAAACTGTCAAGGCACTCAGAAAGAACGTACTGGCCAAATGTTACGGCGGCGACGTCAGCCGTAAACGCAAACTGCTCGAGAAGCAGAAGGCTGGTAAAAAACGCATGAAGCAGGTCGGTAACGTGGAGATTCCACAAGAAGCCTTCCTCGCCGTGCTCAGGTTGGAATAG
- the rpoE gene encoding RNA polymerase sigma factor RpoE, giving the protein MLTQEEDQQLVERVQRGDRRAFDLLVLKYQHKILGLIVRFVHDTHEAQDVAQEAFIKAYRALGNFRGDSAFYTWLYRIAINTAKNYLVSRGRRPPDSDVSSEDAEFYDGDHGLKDLESPERALLRDEIEGTVHRTIQQLPEDLRTALTLREFDGLSYEDIASVMQCPVGTVRSRIFRAREAIDKALQPLLQES; this is encoded by the coding sequence ATGCTAACCCAGGAAGAGGATCAGCAACTGGTCGAACGCGTACAGCGCGGAGACCGGCGAGCTTTCGATCTGTTAGTACTCAAGTACCAGCACAAGATTCTCGGTTTGATCGTGCGCTTCGTGCACGACACTCATGAGGCTCAGGACGTCGCGCAGGAAGCGTTCATCAAGGCGTACCGGGCTCTTGGCAACTTTCGCGGTGATAGCGCGTTTTACACGTGGCTGTACCGTATCGCCATCAACACGGCGAAAAACTATCTGGTGTCCCGCGGACGCCGGCCGCCAGATAGCGATGTGAGTTCTGAAGACGCAGAGTTCTACGACGGTGATCACGGTCTCAAGGATCTTGAGTCTCCGGAGCGCGCTCTGCTGCGGGATGAAATCGAGGGCACTGTCCATCGGACCATCCAGCAATTGCCAGAAGATTTACGTACGGCGCTAACTTTACGTGAATTCGACGGTCTGAGTTATGAAGACATTGCGAGTGTCATGCAGTGTCCGGTGGGTACCGTTCGCTCTCGGATATTCCGAGCTCGGGAAGCCATCGATAAAGCCCTGCAGCCGTTGTTGCAGGAATCCTGA
- a CDS encoding RseA family anti-sigma factor, with protein sequence MSREALQESLSAVMDNEADELELRRVLTALDDAETRATWSRYQVARAVMHKDLLNPKLDLAAAVSAALADEAVPAKSKPRAWRSLGRLAVAASVTVAVLAGVRLYNHDEVTGAQLAQQQSVQSGPSVPQAQGPAVLANYTEGAEQPSTGPMANGVLQNQAGWQDQKLPGYLRQHAQEAAVKGTDTALPYARAASLENR encoded by the coding sequence ATGAGTCGTGAAGCCCTGCAGGAATCGCTGTCCGCAGTGATGGATAACGAAGCGGACGAACTGGAATTACGTCGGGTATTGACTGCCCTTGACGATGCCGAAACACGTGCCACCTGGTCTCGCTACCAAGTTGCCCGTGCAGTCATGCACAAAGACCTGCTCAATCCGAAACTGGATCTGGCAGCGGCTGTGTCGGCTGCTCTGGCTGACGAGGCGGTGCCGGCCAAGTCCAAGCCGCGTGCCTGGCGTAGCCTGGGTCGCCTGGCGGTCGCCGCCTCCGTTACCGTCGCCGTGCTGGCAGGCGTGCGCCTGTACAACCACGACGAAGTCACTGGCGCACAGCTCGCACAACAGCAGTCTGTACAGTCGGGTCCTTCGGTGCCGCAAGCGCAAGGCCCAGCAGTATTGGCTAACTACACTGAGGGCGCTGAGCAGCCGAGCACCGGGCCAATGGCCAACGGCGTTCTGCAGAACCAGGCCGGCTGGCAAGACCAGAAGCTGCCAGGCTACCTGCGCCAGCATGCTCAGGAAGCTGCCGTAAAGGGTACTGACACCGCGCTGCCTTACGCTCGCGCTGCTAGCCTGGAAAACCGTTAA
- a CDS encoding succinate dehydrogenase assembly factor 2: MVEDIELNRLYWHSRRGMLELDVLLVPFVREVYPHLGDVDRECYRKLLECEDQDMFGWFMERAESEDPELQRMVRMILDRVQPK; the protein is encoded by the coding sequence ATGGTCGAAGATATTGAACTCAACCGGCTCTACTGGCATAGCCGCCGCGGCATGCTCGAGTTGGATGTGCTGCTGGTGCCGTTTGTCCGGGAGGTCTACCCGCATCTGGGTGATGTCGATCGCGAGTGCTACCGCAAGCTGCTGGAGTGCGAGGATCAGGACATGTTCGGCTGGTTCATGGAGCGCGCCGAGTCCGAAGATCCCGAATTGCAGCGCATGGTTCGCATGATTCTGGACCGTGTCCAGCCCAAGTGA
- the rnc gene encoding ribonuclease III: MSVSLSRLERQLGYTFKDQDLMVLALTHRSFAGRNNERLEFLGDAILNFVAGEALFDRFPQAREGQLSRLRARLVKGETLALLARGFGLGEYLRLGSGELKSGGFRRESILADALEALIGAIYLDAGMDAARERVLAWLTGEFEGLTLVDTNKDPKTRLQEFLQSRGCELPRYEVVDIQGDPHCRLFFVECEVLLLNEKSRGQGVSRRIAEQVAAAAALIALGVENGND; this comes from the coding sequence GTGAGCGTTTCATTGAGTCGTCTCGAGCGTCAGCTCGGCTACACCTTCAAAGACCAGGACTTGATGGTCCTGGCCCTGACGCACCGCAGTTTTGCGGGGCGCAACAACGAACGCCTGGAGTTCCTGGGCGACGCCATTCTCAACTTCGTCGCTGGCGAAGCCTTGTTCGATCGCTTCCCGCAGGCCCGTGAAGGCCAGTTGTCACGCTTGCGCGCGCGCCTGGTCAAGGGCGAAACCCTGGCTTTGCTGGCCCGCGGCTTCGGGCTGGGCGAGTACCTGCGCCTGGGTTCAGGTGAGCTCAAGAGCGGTGGCTTTCGTCGCGAGTCGATCCTGGCCGACGCCCTCGAAGCGTTGATTGGTGCCATCTACCTCGATGCCGGCATGGATGCGGCGCGAGAGCGCGTGCTGGCCTGGTTGACCGGCGAGTTCGAGGGCCTGACGTTGGTCGACACCAACAAGGACCCGAAGACCCGCCTGCAGGAATTCCTCCAGTCCCGTGGTTGCGAACTGCCGCGCTACGAGGTGGTGGACATCCAGGGTGACCCCCATTGCCGCTTGTTCTTCGTTGAATGCGAAGTCCTGTTGTTGAATGAAAAGAGCCGTGGGCAGGGCGTCAGCCGGCGCATCGCCGAGCAGGTGGCAGCCGCCGCCGCATTGATCGCCCTGGGCGTGGAGAATGGTAATGACTGA
- a CDS encoding protein YgfX, with translation MSSPSDRFECRWRASRRLLVVCLVGHLLALIACLMLAVPGAIKLALLGMCLAHVVWVTPRHVLLGHPLAVTGLRRNRDGWQLWTARAGWQPVQLRHDSVALPGLVIIRYRRPGQWFSRSVCVPADALPADQHRRLRVRLKFSRRRWAAVVRQADVRRR, from the coding sequence GTGTCCAGCCCAAGTGATCGGTTCGAGTGTCGCTGGCGGGCGTCGAGGCGTTTGCTGGTGGTGTGCCTTGTGGGCCATCTGCTGGCACTGATTGCCTGCCTGATGCTCGCAGTGCCGGGTGCTATCAAACTGGCTTTGTTGGGGATGTGTCTGGCCCATGTCGTCTGGGTCACGCCGCGCCACGTTTTGCTCGGTCATCCCTTGGCTGTGACCGGTCTGCGGCGCAATCGCGATGGCTGGCAGCTGTGGACGGCGAGGGCAGGGTGGCAGCCGGTGCAGTTGCGCCACGACAGCGTGGCATTGCCGGGGTTGGTGATCATCCGTTATCGCCGACCGGGGCAATGGTTCAGTCGCAGTGTCTGCGTTCCAGCCGACGCCTTGCCTGCCGATCAGCACCGCCGCTTGCGGGTACGGCTGAAATTCAGCCGACGGCGCTGGGCGGCAGTGGTGAGGCAGGCTGATGTGCGGCGCCGCTGA